Part of the Thermococcus barossii genome is shown below.
AGAATGTCCCCGTAAACCTCGTCCGTGCTTATGTGAACGAGCCTGACTTCGGGATTGAACTTCCTGATGGCCTCAAGTATCGTGTAGACCCCGATAACGTTGCTCCGCAAAAAGTGCTCCGGACTGGAGATGCTCCTGTCCACATGGCTCTCAGCAGCGAAGTTAACCACCGCATCAACTTTCTTGATTAACTCCTTAACGAGCTCGAAGTCCGCTATATCCCCCTTACCGAACCTGTAGCGCGGGTCGTCCTCGATGTCTTTCAAATTTACCGGATTCGAGCCGTAGCCAAGCTTGTCGAGGTTTATCACTTCCCAGTCGGGATGCTTTTCTAGGATATAGCGGATGAAGTTGCTCCCTATGAAGCCCATTCCACCGGTTACCAGGAGTCTCATCGTCCCACCTCACAGTATAAGCCTTGAGTTGTCACCGATGACCAGTTTCCTGCCAAGAGGATGAGAGGTACCGTTTATTATCTTCACCCTTCTTCCAATGAGGCTTTCGACTATCCTGCCAGCGTTTTGTATCTCACTTCCCTCTAGTATTATAGAGTCCTCGATCTCCGTGTCTTCGATGATGCAGTTGTCACCGATGCTAGTGTATGGGCCAATGTAAGAGTTCCTTATCACAACGTTCTTTCCTATCACAACTGGCCCCTTTATTACCGTGTTTTCATCGATTTTAGCCCCCTTTTCGATAATCACCCTTCCGTGAATCTGAGCCTTTGTATTAACCTGTATATTCCTCTGGATGTCGTCCAAGATGAGCCTGTTGGCCTCTAGTAGGTCTTCTGGTTTTCCGGTGTCCTTCCACCAGCCGGTGACCTTCGTCCATCCCACGCGGTAGCCGTGGTCTATGAGCCACTGTATGGCGTCGGTTATCTCAAGCTCATTCCTCCAGGAAGGCTTTATGTTCTTCACAGCTTCGTGAATCACCGGCTTGAAGAAGTAAATTCCCACGAGTGCCAGGTTGCTCGGCGGTTCTTTGGGCTTCTCGACAAGTCTCTTTATTGTCTTCCCATCATCGCTGAGCTCTGCAACTCCAAACTGTCTAGGGTCTGGAACCTCTTGGAGGAGTATGCTGGCGTCAAAGTTTCCTTTTTCAAAGTGCTTCTTGTGCTTTACTATCCCTTCCTTAAGGATGTTGTCACCGAGGTACATTACAAAGTCATCGTCACCTAGGTAATCCCTAGCTACTAGAATAGCATGAGCCAATCCTTTTGGCTCGCCCTGGTATATGAACTCTATGTCCGCGTCCCAGTCAACGCCCCTAACGGTCTCCATTACCTGCTCCTTGTTTGGGCCGACGACAATTCCAATCTCATCAATGCCTGCTTCGATGACGTCTTCGATAGCATAGAACAGGATGGGCTTGTTTGCCACAGGGATGAGTTGCTTCTGCTGGGAGTAGGTGAGGGGCCTTAGCCTCGTACCGTGGCCTCCGGAAAGGATTAAAGCTCTCATGCGAATCACCATTAATTCTTAACTTTGTAAACCTTAACATATCCATTGTCATACATCAACGTATATTTCCCCGACTGTTCAAAGACTAAGAGTCTAACTAGCATGGTGTCTTTTAGATTGGAAGGTATCAAAAAACAAACATAGGGAGTTACATACACAATGTAGCTATCTTGAACATAGCTCGGATTATAGATGAGATTTTGTCTTGAGGGTATTTCTACTACTATATTCTTGAGCTCCCGCTGGACACTATCATACGCAAGAATTGCCCTTGTACTGTTTTTTCCTAGTTCTACTATTACTTGTACTTTTGAATTTGCTGCAGAGTATATCCTGACATCGCCCACAAATCCTGTGAGTCTGAGGACATATACTGCAATTTGTTTGTCCTCTGGATAATATCGATTTAATGTGTCAAATTTAAACATTAAATCTTGACTAATTATTACATAGTTTGTGGTTATGTTGCTTCCAGTATTTCTTTTTGCAATATCTTGGATTTTTTTAATGAATTTTAGAGAATTGTTTTCATTAGTCCTCACAAACCATGCATACTCATTTCCTCGTTGGTATATATTATCACTTGTGGTTCTTACTCCAAACGCTTGTATCCAATGTCCCCAATCCCACCAATTAAATACAGTTTCATTTGGCAAATTTTTACCCATCCATTTTACAGCATTAAGCCATTCATCATTTGGTATGGGTGTCATAGAAATATAGTGTTCTGATTCTATAAATGGAGGAACTATTGCAAATAATAGTATTGTGGTTAATGCAATAGCCATTGTGTTCCTATTCAAAGCTTTGGCTTTTAGGATGTTATTTAGTTGGTCCAATGATGTTGCGGATAGAAATGCCACACCAAATGACATGAGATACATCAATCTTATGGTGGCGATTCCAAGGAAACTTCCTATGGCAAACAATATCAAGAATAACATGCTCATTTTTTTCATAGTGTTTTTAGAGGATTTTAGAATTATACGCACATTAGCAATACTACCAAAAAACGCAAAAATTAACAAACTCGCAAAGAATGACCACAGCAAACCAAAAGTAGCTGAGTTACTCTGGGCAGAAAGTCCAGCCATATTTGGATTTAAGAGATAATATACAAATCTAGAGATAGGCTCCCATTTTAAGGAAAGATACAGGCCCCCTACAACTTCGGCGAGCAAGATTAAGATATATCCGATTTTTTGCTTTTTTTTGGTTCTAATAACCTTCGGAAGGAAAAATCCTAGTGTTAAGGATATAGTAGCAAGGACACTTGCTATCAAAAACGGGACAAATAGATAAATCTCTTTCAGAGGATACTTACTCCAAGGCCAATAAGTCCCAACAGACACTCCGCCCAATAGCAGTACAGGCACAATTAAAATTGCAATTAAAAACTCGTTTTTTCTTGGTCTAACGATTAATGGCGACAAGACTAGATATGTGGAAACTGCTAGAGAAAACTCCCCGAACCCATCGAAGGTTATAATTGACAAATATAGTGAAAGTGCCAGGTAGCCTCCATACACAAGAACTTTTTTTCTTCCCAACGTTTTCTCTTTTATTATTAATATCACTGAATGTAGGAACATCAGCATGAAAAGCGAGCCTAAGGTATCCTTCCATATTCCCCCAGCATGTGTCCGATACACATGAGCTCCCATTACCGATAAAAATAACGCTGCAAAAAAGCCTACTTTCCAGTTAAAGGCGTCTTTACCTATCTTGTAAACAACAATAATCTGGGCCACAAATATTACCAATGGCAAATAAATTCCCAGCGTCCATAAATCCACATGAGATATTTTGCCTAGATACGCCCAGAGGAGTGGTAGGAAGTACTCATTATCACTAAATCTTCTGATCGTTGTAACTATCATCGGGTCAATATCGTGGATGTGCCCACCATTGGCAAAATAAACTGCTTGTCTATAATAGAAGTATGGGTCATAGGCAAATATCCTGTGCCATTTCAATGTTTGGGCTCTTAGATATAGCCCAAGCAACAGCGGAGCAATTACTAAAAGTATTTCTTTTTTCTCATTTAGTAACGATTTAATATCTTTGCGGTTCATGATGAACCCTCGGGGAATTTATAGTGTCTTGAGGTAATTCTTGAGCTTATCTCTTAAATCTTTTTTCTTCGTAGGATTTCAAATATTGTCCCAGAATAAAACTAGACTTATTCTAACCCCGTATCCTTTCATCATATTCCAAGTGCCTCCCTCCGGTACATGTTGAGATGGTAGCTGAAATCGTGGTACTCACGGAGTGTTCTCTCCTCAAACTCACAGCGCTTTTCTTCGTCTTTGCTGAACAGCAGCTCACCCTTCAGCACACTGAACCTGAAGCTTATGGGGGCGTCATTCAGCACCCTGACATCGACTGGAAATCCCGTGAGCCTCTCAAGCTCTTCCTCCAGTCCAAGCTCGTAGAAGACGTCATGTTTTTTCCCTGTGTACACAGCTACATCAATATCCCTGAATGGACCGCCGCTCAGAAAGGAGCCATGAAGATAGGCAAAAATAACATCATCCCTGTTCATCAGGAACTCCGCTATCAGGTGCTTTATCCTCTCCCGCTCGCCTTTTTCCAGGGAGTAAACTTTCATGATTTAACCTCCACCATGGAATACTAAAAACTTTACCCCAATGCTTAAGAGTGTAACAATCCCACTGGATTTGGTGGTATAAATGAAGGTTCTCGTCACTGGCGGCGCGGGCTTCATAGGGTCCCATCTCGTGGACAGACTAATGAAGCTTGGATACGAGGTGAGGGTTCTCGACGACCTCAGCGCTGGCACTCTCGACAACATCCGTCACTGGCTCTGGCATGAGAGGTTTGAGTTCATGGAGGGCGACATGAGAAACCGGGAAATCGTGGAAAAAGCCGTTAAAGACATAGAGGTCGTCTTCCACCTCGCGGCCAACCCAGAGGTTAGAATCGGCTCCCAGAGCCCAGAGCTCCTCTACGAGACCAACGTACTGATAACCTACAACCTCCTCGAGGCTGTGAGAAAATCAGGGGTCAAATATCTCGTTTTCACCTCCTCATCGACTGTTTACGGCGACGCCGACCTCATACCGACGCCGGAGGAGTACGCCCCGCTCGAGCCGATAAGCGTCTACGGCGGGGCGAAGCTCGCTGCCGAAGCCCTGATAAGCGGTTACGCCCACACCTTCGACTTCAGGGCGTTAATCTTCCGCCTGGCCAACATAATAGGCGAGCGCTCCAACCACGGCGTCATCTACGACTTCATCAACAAGCTCAGAAGAAATCCAGGAGAGCTTGAGATACTGGGCGACGGAACCCAGAGGAAGAGCTACCTCCATGTGAGCGACACGGTTGAGGGGATACTGCACATCTTCGAGTACTTCCGGAAGGGAAACAGGGCAGTTGACTTCTACAACCTGGGCAACGATGACTGGATAACCGTTAAGGAGATAGCGGAGATAGTCAGCGAGGAGATGGGGCTTAAGCCGGCCTTCAGGTTCACGGGCGGCGTCGACGGCGGTCGCGGCTGGAAGGGCGACGTCAAGTTCATGCGCCTGAGCATAGAGAAGGCAAAGAAAACCGGCTGGAAGCCGAAGCTCAACAGCTACGAGGCTGTGAGAAGAACGGTGAGGGAACTCCTCTCTAGTCTTTAATAGGAGAATAGTGAGGGGTACCCCACGGAAAGGGCCGGGGTGAAGTTCCACTCCGTCCAAACCTTTCCCCTCAATTGTAGCCTCATGTTCCGCTATGGTTCATGAAACCACTCGGGTTCGGTTTGTTTGGGGTGAAGCTTTCGCTTCAGTCCTTCCCATGAGGTACCCCTCATATACTTCTATGGTCTTTAACTATATAAACCTTTGCTTTTATTTAGAGCAAAATTTTTTGGCAACTTTTCGAAATAATTTCACAAAAGTACCGCCGGTCTGTGGGAGAGGATGGCTGTAACGTGACCAAATCATCGGTTTAACTCCTTAGCGTGTTTTACACTCCGAAGTTGTCCCCCAGATTACCGAAAACTTTTTAAATCCTCCAGCGCCCTTAATCTCGGACGCGCCCCGGTGGTGTAGCCCGGTCAATCATGCGGGACTCTCGATCCCGCGACCCGGGTTCAAATCCCGGCCGGGGCACCAAAACCTTTCTCGCGGGCCCGTGGCTCAGCCTGGTCAGAGCGCCCGCCTGATAAGCGGGAGGTCCGGGGTTCGAAGCCCCGCGGGCCCACCAGAAAACAAACTTTTGCTTGGCAAAAGTTTGATCAAAGTTCGTGATTCTTCTTTGAGCGGCTTTTTGTGGTTGTTTTCATACATGATTGGACTACTGGCCCGTGGATTCACTTTTTAATGGCCAACTGGATTAGTTCACCCTAACTCACACTCCGAAGGAGCGCTAAAAAACGTGAACTTCTCTCGATGCCCATCCACTTGGAATCTGTGTGTTTAAGTGGCTCCTTTGGAGAAAACCCGTTGGATGTTTAATTTATGGGGAATCACGAACTTTGGTGAAACTTTGCTTT
Proteins encoded:
- a CDS encoding glucose-1-phosphate thymidylyltransferase — protein: MRALILSGGHGTRLRPLTYSQQKQLIPVANKPILFYAIEDVIEAGIDEIGIVVGPNKEQVMETVRGVDWDADIEFIYQGEPKGLAHAILVARDYLGDDDFVMYLGDNILKEGIVKHKKHFEKGNFDASILLQEVPDPRQFGVAELSDDGKTIKRLVEKPKEPPSNLALVGIYFFKPVIHEAVKNIKPSWRNELEITDAIQWLIDHGYRVGWTKVTGWWKDTGKPEDLLEANRLILDDIQRNIQVNTKAQIHGRVIIEKGAKIDENTVIKGPVVIGKNVVIRNSYIGPYTSIGDNCIIEDTEIEDSIILEGSEIQNAGRIVESLIGRRVKIINGTSHPLGRKLVIGDNSRLIL
- the mntA gene encoding type VII toxin-antitoxin system MntA family adenylyltransferase antitoxin, with the protein product MKVYSLEKGERERIKHLIAEFLMNRDDVIFAYLHGSFLSGGPFRDIDVAVYTGKKHDVFYELGLEEELERLTGFPVDVRVLNDAPISFRFSVLKGELLFSKDEEKRCEFEERTLREYHDFSYHLNMYRREALGI
- a CDS encoding NAD-dependent epimerase/dehydratase family protein encodes the protein MKVLVTGGAGFIGSHLVDRLMKLGYEVRVLDDLSAGTLDNIRHWLWHERFEFMEGDMRNREIVEKAVKDIEVVFHLAANPEVRIGSQSPELLYETNVLITYNLLEAVRKSGVKYLVFTSSSTVYGDADLIPTPEEYAPLEPISVYGGAKLAAEALISGYAHTFDFRALIFRLANIIGERSNHGVIYDFINKLRRNPGELEILGDGTQRKSYLHVSDTVEGILHIFEYFRKGNRAVDFYNLGNDDWITVKEIAEIVSEEMGLKPAFRFTGGVDGGRGWKGDVKFMRLSIEKAKKTGWKPKLNSYEAVRRTVRELLSSL